Within the Ochrobactrum sp. Marseille-Q0166 genome, the region AGTCGATCTCACCCGCAAAATTGTGCTGATCGGCGGCACCTCTTATGCCGGCGAAATGAAGAAGTCAGTCTTCACCGTTCTCAACTATCTTCTCCCTGCCAAGGGAGTCATGCCGATGCATTGCTCGGCCAATGAAGGTCCGAACGGCGACACGGCCGTATTTTTCGGACTGTCCGGCACCGGCAAGACTACGCTTTCGGCCGACCCAAGCCGGACGTTGATCGGTGACGACGAACACGGCTGGGGCGAACATGGTGTCTTCAATTTCGAAGGTGGCTGTTATGCAAAGACGATCCGCCTTTCAGCGGAAGCCGAGCCCGAAATCTATGCCACCACACAACGATTCGGTACGGTTCTGGAAAATGTTGTGCTGGATGAAAAACGCCAGCCGGATTTCAATGACGGATCGCTCACCGAAAACACCCGTTGCGCCTATCCGCTCGATTTCATTCCCAACGCATCCGCATCGGGCAAGGGCAGCCAGCCAAAGAACATTATCATGCTGACCGCCGATGCCTTTGGCGTGATGCCTCCGATTGCCAAGCTGACACCGGCACAGGCCATGTATCACTTCCTGTCCGGGTACACCGCTAAGGTTGCAGGCACGGAAAAGGGCGTCACCGAACCGGAAGCCACGTTCTCGACCTGCTTTGGTGCACCATTCATGCCGCGCCATCCATCGGAATACGGCAATCTGCTGCGCAAGTTGATCGCCGAACACAAGGTCGATTGCTGGCTCGTCAATACCGGATGGACCGGTGGGGCTTATGGCATCGGCAAGCGGATGCCGATCAAGGCAACCCGTGCACTTCTTGCAGCAGCGCTTGACGGTTCGCTCAACAACGCGGAATTCCGCACGGATCCGAATTTCGGCTTTGCGGTTCCGGTTGACGTGCCAGGTGTGGACAAATCCATTCTCGATCCACGTTCGACATGGGCTGACAAGACAGCTTACGACGCACAGGCGCAAAAGCTGGTCGATATGTTCGTGAACAATTTCGAGAAATTTGAAAGCCATGTCGATCACGACGTGAGGGATGCAGCACCTGCCACCCAGATCGCCGCAGAATAGATGTGATTGATATCCTGAGGAGGAGGAGAAGCCCGGCCGAAAGGCCGGGTTTTTCTTTTGTCTAACGGATAGAGCGTATCGCGCTTGATCGTATCCACCGCGATCGCTCTATCCATTTGTTTTTACGCATGTCTTTATCCCAAAACCGGTTCCCACTTTTGGGAGACATGCGTCAGAAAGCGGTGTATCACTTTCCATCATGGAAGAAAGCCGCAACATCATTCGCATCACCAACCGCCTGACGATCCACGAGGACGATCTGGAGGAGAGCTTTATTCGCTCATCCGGTCCCGGTGGTCAGAACGTCAACAAGGTTTCGACCGCCGTACAATTGCGCTTTCATGCAACGCGCTCCGGTCTGCCCGAAGATGTGCTTTCCCGCCTTTTCAAACTCGCCGGTCAGAAAGGCACCAAGGATGGTGACATTTTGATCGAAGCCAATCGCTTCCGCACGCAGGAACGCAATCGCGAAGATGCACGCGAGCGGATGATTGCACTGATCAGGGAAGCGGCGATTCCACCGCCGCCGCCACGCAGGAAAACAAAACCGACCAAAGGCTCGGTCGAACGCCGCCTCAAGGCCAAGGCCGGCCGCTCGGACATCAAGAAGGGCCGTGGCAAGGTTTCTTACGATTAAGCGCATCCAAAAAAGTGGAAACCTCCTACGCAGAGAAATCAGCCCACCGGACTGATTTCTGGTCCCGTTTCGATCGGAAGAAGATGCGCTTAAAAACAAATAGACTATCGCATTTTGGGAACAGACAACATGACAATCAATTATCACGAGCTTGAAACCAGCCATGGCCGCATTGCTGTGCGTGAAAGCGAAGGCGAGGGTGCGCCCCTCCTGATGATCCATGGCAATTCAAGTTCGGGTGCAATTTTCGCACCACAGCTCGAAGGTACAATCGGCAAAAAATGGCGCGTGATAGCGCCTGATCTTCCGGGCCATGGCAAATCTTCCGATGCGATTGATCCTGATCGCAGCTATTCGATGGAAGGCTATGCGGATGCGATGACGGAAGTCATGCAACAGCTCGACATTGCCGATGCTGTCGTTTTCGGCTGGTCGCTCGGTGGCCATATCGGTATCGAGATGATAGCCCGTTATCCTGAAATGCGTGGCCTTATGATTACCGGAACGCCACCCGTGGCGCGTGAGGAAGTGGGGCAGGGGTTCAAGAGCGGACCCGACATGGCGCTTGCCGGACAGGAAGTCTTCTCTGAACGCGATGTGGATTCTTACGCACGCAGCACCTGTGGCGAACCATTCGAGGCATCGCTTCTCGACATTGTTGCCCGTACCGACGGCCGCGCACGCCGCATCATGTTTGAAAAATTTGCCGCAGGCACTGGCGGCAACCAGCGCGACATCGTTGCTCAAGCAAAGCTTCCCATTGCAGTCGTCAATGGGTGCGATGAACCTTTCGTCGAACTCGACTTCGTCTCCAAGGTAAAATTCGGTAATCTTTGGGAAGGCAAAACCCACGTTATCGACGATGCTGGACATGCTCCATTCCGCGAAAAGCCAGCGGAATTCGATGCTTTTCTCGCTCGTTTCATCGAGAGTTGCACAAAATAAATTTTCCAATTCAAATGGCATTGATTGATGCCATTTGACGGCTTCCCACATCCGTCTCGCGCCCTAACTTGATCTACAGGATTGTGAAAAGGGTGAAATCATGGGCATGACTGTTGCGGATCTTCTAGCTCAAACCTTGGCCGAAGCAGGTGTCAAACGTATCTGGGGCGTCACCGGCGATAGCCTCAACGGACTGAATGACAGCCTCAGACGCCTTGGCAAGATTGACTGGATGCATGTCCGCCATGAGGAAACCGCAGCCTTCGCCGCAGGGGCGGAGGCGGCTGTCACCAGCGAACTGGCCGTTTGTGCTGGCAGCTGTGGCCCCGGCAATCTGCACCTCATCAACGGGCTGTTTGACTGTCACCGCAACCGTGAGCCCGTGCTGGCAATTGCAGCCCATATTCCTTCGTCAGAAATCGGTCTCGATTATTTTCAGGAAACCCATCCTCAGGAACTGTTCCGCGAATGCAGCCATTTTGTTGAGCTGGTTTCCAACCCTGCACAAATGCCCGAAGTGCTGAACCGCGCCATGCGTACAGCTATCGGAAAGCGCGGCGTTGCCGTGATCGTCATTCCGGGTGACGTTGCGCTCAAGCAGGCACCTGAAGGGGCAAAGCAGACTTGGACGCAGATCTCGCCTCCACGCATGGTTCCGTCTGATCAGGATGTCGCAAAGCTCGCAGATATTCTCAACAGCACAGAAAAAGTCACCATTCTGGCAGGCAGTGGCTGCGCTGGCGCACATGATTCGGTCGTATCTCTGGCCGAACAACTGAAAGCGCCGGTGGTTCATGCGCTGCGCGGCAAGGAACATATCGAATGGGACAATCCCTTCGATGTCGGCATGACCGGCTTGATCGGCTTTTCATCCGGCTATCACGCCATGCTCAACTGCGACACGCTGCTGATGCTCGGCACCAGTTTCCCTTATCGCAACTTCTATCCCGACAAGGCAAAGATCGTTCAGATCGACAATGATCCTTCACAACTCGGACGCCGCACGCCCATCATGCTTGGCATAACAGGTGATGTTTCCGAAACAATCACCGCTCTTCTGCCGAAGCTCAAATCCGGTCGCAACACGAAATTCCTTGATGCGGCGAAGACGCATTACACCAAGGCGCGCGAGGCACTAGATGATCTGGCAGCACCATCAAAACCGGGCCAGCCGATCCACCCGCAATATCTCACCCGCCTCGTCAATGAGATTGCGGATGAAGATGCGATCTTTACCGCCGATGTCGGCACGCCAACTGTCTGGGCTGCACGCTACCTCACCATGAACGGCAAGCGCCGCCTGCTCGGTTCGTTCAATCATGGCTCAATGGCCAATGCCATGCTTCAGGCGCTGGGCGCAAAGGCTGCAGCACCGGAACGACAGGTCGTTTCGCTGTCCGGCGATGGCGGTTTCACCATGATGATGGGCGATTTCCTGTCATTGAAGCAGCTCAATCTGCCTGCCAAGATCATTGTTTATAACAATGGCTCACTTGGCTTCGTGGCGATGGAAATGAAAGCTGGCGGCTATTTGACCTCTGGGACCGACCTTGAAAACCCGAACTTTGCAGCCATGGCAGAAGCCATCGGTATAAAAGGCTTTCGCGTGGAGGAATCCGCTGATCTGCCGGAAGCATTAAAACAGGCTTTTGCTCATGAGGGTCCGGTTCTTGTCGATGTGGTGACAGCCAAGCAGGAACTGGTGATGCCACCCAAGATCAAGGCGGAACAGGCGAAGGGCTTCAGCCTTTATATGCTCAAAGCCATTATAAGCGGTCGTGGCGATGAGATCGTGGAACTGGCAAAGACCAATCTGGGCCGTTAGTGCTCATTAAACTGCTAATTAAGTGCAAGAACTTATTGAAGAATCCAGACTTGACCAATTTGATGGGCACTGTAGTTTACAGGTACTTGAGATACCGGAAGCCTTGCGTGTTCCGGTAACGGGTTTGATTAAGCGATACGGTAGTAACAACAGGGAGATTTGCCGCATGGGAATTTTCGATTTCGTGAAGTCGGTCGGAACCAAACTTGGTTTTGGTGAAAATGAACCCAAAGCCGATGATCTGAAGAAGGAACTCGACTCACATAATCTCGGCACCGACGGCGTGCAGGTGAGCGTGCAGGGCGACAAGGCCGTGCTGACTGGAACTGTAAAGGATCAATCGGCTTTTGAAAAAGCCATTATCGCTGTCGGTAACTCGCTCGGCGTTTCCAAGGTGGAAGCTTCGGAACTGAAAGTCGATAGTGCCGGGACGACCGGTGCCGAGCCTGTCTTCTACACGGTCAAAAAGGGCGACAATCTCTGGAAAATTGCCGAAGCCCAATATGGCAAAGGCAACGGCGCAAAGAACGACATCATCTTTCAGGCCAACAAGCCAATGCTGACGCACCCGGACAAAATCTACCCGGGTCAGGTGCTGCGGATTCCACCGCTATAAGATATTTATTACAAATTCCGATTCTATGGAGCGCCTCTCTGTTGCAAGCGGAGAGGCGTTCGCATTTTTCCCTTAAACATTCAAACCTTGCTGCATCTACATCCGCAGAGTTCTGCCAAGAGCAAGAATACGCGAAAGATAAAAATGGAAATCTCTCGTAATTTCCATTGCCTGCATGTTTTTTCAACTTGTGCCTTTCTTCCTCCGCAAAAAACCATAAGAATCATTCCCACACTATCCCAAGCAGAAACGGAGATGCTGGATGAGAGGTTTTTGGGCGGGCGCCTTCGCAGTGACCATGTTGGCAAGCACAGTATCCCTGGCGCATGCGGCAGGCAGCGAACCACAATGGCGATACTCTTCCAGCCTGATTGGCGAACCGAAATATCCAGCGGGCTTCAAACATTATGACTATGTGAACCCTGACGCGCCAAAAGGCGGTGTTCTCAATCAGGTAGCCGTCGGTACATTCAACAGCTTCAATCCTTACGTCATTCAAGGTGTTGCAGCAGCTGGTCTCGCCGATTTCGGCGGCGGAATGCTCTATGACACACTGATGAGCGATTCACTCGATCAAGGGTCAACGCAGTACCCACAGATCGCTGAAGCACTGCAATACCCGGACGATTTTTCCTGGGTAAAGTTCAAGCTTAATCCCAACGCAAAATGGCATGATGGACAGCCAATTACTGTCGATGATGTCATCTGGTCGTTCGATGTCCTCAAGAAGCAGTCGCCACTTTACAACAAATATTATGGCGATGTTGAAAAGGCCGAAACGACTGGCGATCACGAGGTAACATTCACGTTCTCACAAAAGGGTAACCGCGAATTGCCCCAGATCATGGGTCAGCTTGCTGTGCTGCCAAAGCATTGGTGGAAAGGAAAAGACCCTCAGGGAAAACAACGTGACATCACGCGTCCGACACTCGAAATCCCTCTCGGGTCAGGTGCCTATAAGATCAAAAGCGCGGTACCGGGACGTTCCGTCGTCTGGGAACGTGTTGCCGACTATTGGGGCAAAGACTTGCCCGAAAATGTCGGTCGCAACAATTTTGATGAAGTACGCTACGAATATTATTTAAGCGAAGACGCGACGTGGGAGGCCTTCAAAAAAGGCGGGCAATACGATTATCGCAACGAGAATCGCGCCCAGCGCTGGGCAGAGCAGTATAATTTCCCCGCCGCTCAGCGCGGTGACGTCGTAAAGAAATCATTCCCGTATAATGCTGTGGGGCGCATGCAGGGCTATTTTCTCAACACGCGCAAAGACAAGTTTAAAGATCCAAAAGTTCGTGAGGCGCTAACTTACGCTTTTGATTTTGAATCGATGAACCGTCTGCTTTTCTTCAATCAATATACCCGCATCAACAGCTACTTCTCGGGCAATCAGTTACAGCTTGATGGCCCGCCAACACCACAAGAAAAGGCAATTCTGGAGACTGTAAAGGATGAATTACCAGCTGTAGCGCTGACGGACGAATTCAAAGCACCCGTTTACGATACACCCCAGGCAACACGCGACAATCTACGCAAAGCGCTGCAACTTTTTAATGAAGCAGGCTGGAAATTACAGAACAACAAACTGGTTGATGCCAATGGCAACCAGTTCACGATTGAATTTCTGGATGACGGCCCGACTTTCGAGCGCGTGCACAATCTCTATATCCAGAATTTGAAGAAGATCGGTATCGACGCACGAATTCGAACGGTAGATGCGGCGCAATATCAGGCGCGCGTCAATGATTTTGACTACGATGTTATATCCGCAGTGACCCCGCAATCGGATTCTCCCGGTAATGAACAACGCGACATGTGGGGCTCCAAGGCCGCTGACTTCAAAGGCAGCCGTAACTATGCCGGAATCAAGAACCCGGCTATCGACAAGCTGATTGACCGCGTCATCTATGCGAAAGATCGTGAGGAGCTGGTTGCTGCAACCCATGCACTCGATCGTGCACTGCTATGGAACTACTACGTCATTCCGCAATGGTATTCCGACCATATCAATATAGCCTATTGGAACAAATTCGGTATGCCTGAAAACCAACCCGATTATCGGGGAATTGATCCATTCTCGTGGTGGGTGGATCCGGCGAAAGAATCAAAGATCAAAACTGGCGCACAATAGGGCACTTGAGAGAATGACCCGTTTTCATATGGATCGCCGCCATTTTCTGGGACTCTCAGGCAGCGCTGCGATCGCTGCCTGCCTGCCGGGAACGGCCTTTGCAAAACTTGCCGTAAATAAGCCCTTGCACGGTCTTTCAGCCTTTGGCGAACTGAAATATCCGCAAGATTTCAAACATTTTGATTATGTGAATCCGGATGCTCCAAAGGGCGGCACTTTCACGCTCGCCCCGAACACGTGGTACTGGAATCAGAACACTGCCACCTTCAACACGCTCAACACATTCACATTCAAAGGCGATGCCCCGCCGCGTATGGAGCTTACTTTTGACAGCCTCATGGCTTCGGCGCTGGATGAACCGGATGCCGTCTATGGTCTGATCGCTGAAAGTGTCACGCTTTCCAAAGATCGGCAAACATGTCTCTTTAAATTGCGTAAGGAGGCACGCTTTCACGACGGCTCGCCCGTGGAGTCTAAAGATGTCGTTTTCACTTATGTGACCCTGAAAGAAAGAGGGCATCCGCTCATCCGGCAAACGCTTGCATCGCTTGAAACCGTGAAAGAAATTGGAAAGCGCGAGGTGCAGATGCACTTTGCAGCCGGTGGTAACCCCAGCGCCATTCTTGACGCAGTAACATTGCCAATATTGTCGAAAGACTGGTTCAAGGATCGGGACTTCGATGCTGCCGGCATGGAAGTCATTCTCGGATCAGGCGCTTATCGCGTTGGCAAAGTCATAGCCGGCCAAGCAATCGAGTATGAACGCGTGGAAGACTATTGGGCGAAAGATTTGCCGGTTCAGCGTGGAACGAACAACTTTGATCGCCTTAGAATAGAGTTTTATCGTGATCGACAACCAGAGTTCGAGGCCTTCAAAAAGGGCAATATCGATTTTCGGCAGGAAAGTGTCGCAAAAAACTGGGCCACTGCTTACGATTTCCCAGCCATTGAGCAAAAGAAGATCATCAAGCGGACCTTTCCACGAGAAAAGCGTCCTCTCATGCAAGCCTGGGCACTCAACCAGCGCCGTGAGAGGTTTCGCGATCCGCGAGTACGTGAGGCGATCAATCTATGCTTCGACTTCGAATGGACGAATGCGAACCTGTTCTACTCGACCTATGAGCGTTCGCAATCCAATTTCAATGGCTCCGATTTTCAGGCAATAGGG harbors:
- a CDS encoding phosphoenolpyruvate carboxykinase, with protein sequence MKEIGIHNTAASISTSGLKELSAVFYNFGPARLYEETIRRGEAELSAQGALVARTGQHTGRSPKDKFVVRDANTEDQVWWDNNKPMTPEAFELLYADFIDHAKSKELFVQDLIGGADQDNKINARVVTEYAWHSLFIRNLLIRPDEAALTSYVPEMTIIDLPSFKADPARYGVRTETVIAVDLTRKIVLIGGTSYAGEMKKSVFTVLNYLLPAKGVMPMHCSANEGPNGDTAVFFGLSGTGKTTLSADPSRTLIGDDEHGWGEHGVFNFEGGCYAKTIRLSAEAEPEIYATTQRFGTVLENVVLDEKRQPDFNDGSLTENTRCAYPLDFIPNASASGKGSQPKNIIMLTADAFGVMPPIAKLTPAQAMYHFLSGYTAKVAGTEKGVTEPEATFSTCFGAPFMPRHPSEYGNLLRKLIAEHKVDCWLVNTGWTGGAYGIGKRMPIKATRALLAAALDGSLNNAEFRTDPNFGFAVPVDVPGVDKSILDPRSTWADKTAYDAQAQKLVDMFVNNFEKFESHVDHDVRDAAPATQIAAE
- the arfB gene encoding alternative ribosome rescue aminoacyl-tRNA hydrolase ArfB translates to MEESRNIIRITNRLTIHEDDLEESFIRSSGPGGQNVNKVSTAVQLRFHATRSGLPEDVLSRLFKLAGQKGTKDGDILIEANRFRTQERNREDARERMIALIREAAIPPPPPRRKTKPTKGSVERRLKAKAGRSDIKKGRGKVSYD
- a CDS encoding alpha/beta hydrolase, with protein sequence MTINYHELETSHGRIAVRESEGEGAPLLMIHGNSSSGAIFAPQLEGTIGKKWRVIAPDLPGHGKSSDAIDPDRSYSMEGYADAMTEVMQQLDIADAVVFGWSLGGHIGIEMIARYPEMRGLMITGTPPVAREEVGQGFKSGPDMALAGQEVFSERDVDSYARSTCGEPFEASLLDIVARTDGRARRIMFEKFAAGTGGNQRDIVAQAKLPIAVVNGCDEPFVELDFVSKVKFGNLWEGKTHVIDDAGHAPFREKPAEFDAFLARFIESCTK
- the poxB gene encoding ubiquinone-dependent pyruvate dehydrogenase — protein: MGMTVADLLAQTLAEAGVKRIWGVTGDSLNGLNDSLRRLGKIDWMHVRHEETAAFAAGAEAAVTSELAVCAGSCGPGNLHLINGLFDCHRNREPVLAIAAHIPSSEIGLDYFQETHPQELFRECSHFVELVSNPAQMPEVLNRAMRTAIGKRGVAVIVIPGDVALKQAPEGAKQTWTQISPPRMVPSDQDVAKLADILNSTEKVTILAGSGCAGAHDSVVSLAEQLKAPVVHALRGKEHIEWDNPFDVGMTGLIGFSSGYHAMLNCDTLLMLGTSFPYRNFYPDKAKIVQIDNDPSQLGRRTPIMLGITGDVSETITALLPKLKSGRNTKFLDAAKTHYTKAREALDDLAAPSKPGQPIHPQYLTRLVNEIADEDAIFTADVGTPTVWAARYLTMNGKRRLLGSFNHGSMANAMLQALGAKAAAPERQVVSLSGDGGFTMMMGDFLSLKQLNLPAKIIVYNNGSLGFVAMEMKAGGYLTSGTDLENPNFAAMAEAIGIKGFRVEESADLPEALKQAFAHEGPVLVDVVTAKQELVMPPKIKAEQAKGFSLYMLKAIISGRGDEIVELAKTNLGR
- the lysM gene encoding peptidoglycan-binding protein LysM, translating into MGIFDFVKSVGTKLGFGENEPKADDLKKELDSHNLGTDGVQVSVQGDKAVLTGTVKDQSAFEKAIIAVGNSLGVSKVEASELKVDSAGTTGAEPVFYTVKKGDNLWKIAEAQYGKGNGAKNDIIFQANKPMLTHPDKIYPGQVLRIPPL
- a CDS encoding extracellular solute-binding protein, which translates into the protein MRGFWAGAFAVTMLASTVSLAHAAGSEPQWRYSSSLIGEPKYPAGFKHYDYVNPDAPKGGVLNQVAVGTFNSFNPYVIQGVAAAGLADFGGGMLYDTLMSDSLDQGSTQYPQIAEALQYPDDFSWVKFKLNPNAKWHDGQPITVDDVIWSFDVLKKQSPLYNKYYGDVEKAETTGDHEVTFTFSQKGNRELPQIMGQLAVLPKHWWKGKDPQGKQRDITRPTLEIPLGSGAYKIKSAVPGRSVVWERVADYWGKDLPENVGRNNFDEVRYEYYLSEDATWEAFKKGGQYDYRNENRAQRWAEQYNFPAAQRGDVVKKSFPYNAVGRMQGYFLNTRKDKFKDPKVREALTYAFDFESMNRLLFFNQYTRINSYFSGNQLQLDGPPTPQEKAILETVKDELPAVALTDEFKAPVYDTPQATRDNLRKALQLFNEAGWKLQNNKLVDANGNQFTIEFLDDGPTFERVHNLYIQNLKKIGIDARIRTVDAAQYQARVNDFDYDVISAVTPQSDSPGNEQRDMWGSKAADFKGSRNYAGIKNPAIDKLIDRVIYAKDREELVAATHALDRALLWNYYVIPQWYSDHINIAYWNKFGMPENQPDYRGIDPFSWWVDPAKESKIKTGAQ
- a CDS encoding extracellular solute-binding protein yields the protein MTRFHMDRRHFLGLSGSAAIAACLPGTAFAKLAVNKPLHGLSAFGELKYPQDFKHFDYVNPDAPKGGTFTLAPNTWYWNQNTATFNTLNTFTFKGDAPPRMELTFDSLMASALDEPDAVYGLIAESVTLSKDRQTCLFKLRKEARFHDGSPVESKDVVFTYVTLKERGHPLIRQTLASLETVKEIGKREVQMHFAAGGNPSAILDAVTLPILSKDWFKDRDFDAAGMEVILGSGAYRVGKVIAGQAIEYERVEDYWAKDLPVQRGTNNFDRLRIEFYRDRQPEFEAFKKGNIDFRQESVAKNWATAYDFPAIEQKKIIKRTFPREKRPLMQAWALNQRRERFRDPRVREAINLCFDFEWTNANLFYSTYERSQSNFNGSDFQAIGLPTEAEIQILERYRGKIPDAVFGEAPRMPVSDGSGRDRKQFSRAIELMHAAGFERKNGQFQSPNGEKFALEILSNSESFSRIYNPFVQKMRAIGIDASLRLVDPSQYQARMQDFDFDLVGIAMQFGATPTKESLAGMFGSKSANTPGSYNLPGTSDPIIDELIDDVGKVSNRDELIATIRVLDRYLRIRLEWIPNWTAANHLVAYWDRFGFKEPKPDYGFPVETLWWIKT